The following DNA comes from Natranaerovirga pectinivora.
CTTACTTTTAATGATAAGGATGGTCAAAAAGCTTTTAGACATACAGCTGCTCATATATTAGCTCAAGCTGTAAAAAGATTATACCCAAATGTAAAATTAGCCATTGGACCAGCAATTGAAAATGGATACTATTATGATTTTGAAACAGAAAAACCATTTACAAATGAAGATCTAGCAGCAATTGAAAAAGAAATGAAAAAAATCGTTAAAGAGAATTTAGCTATAGAAAAATTTGTGTTACCAAAAGATGAAGCATTAGCTTTGATGGAAAAAATGGATGAAACATACAAAGTAGAATTAATTAATGAACTAGATGATAATGAAGAAATTACATTCTATCAACAAGGTGAATTTGTTGACTTATGTGCAGGACCTCATTTATTAAGCACTAAAACAGTTAAAGCTTTCAAATTAATATCAGCAGCAGGAGCATACTGGAGAGGCGATGAAAAAAATAAAATGCTCTCAAGAATATATGGAACTGCTTTTACAAAAAATGCTGAATTAGAAGAGTATTTAACTCAATTAGAAGAAGCTAAAAAAAGAGACCATAATAAATTAGGTCGTGAATTAGAGTTATTTACAACAAATGATGCAGTAGGGCAAGGATTGCCACTGTTAATGCCTAAAGGTGCAAAAATTGTTCAATTGCTTCAAAGATTTATTGAAGATGAAGAAGAAAGAAGGGGTTATGTCCTTACTAAAACACCTTTCTTAGCAAAAAGTGATTTGTATAAAATATCAGGTCATTGGAATCACTATAGAGATGGTATGTTTGTTTTAGGAGATGAAGACAAGGACGAAGAAGTATTTGCTTTAAGGCCAATGACTTGTCCATTCCAATACATGATCTATAAATCTAAGCAAAGAAGTTATAGAGACTTACCAATTAGATATTCTGAAACTTCTCCACTTTTTAGAAATGAATCATCAGGAGAAATGCATGGACTTATTAGACTAAGACAGTTTACTCTTGCAGATGGTCATATTGTATGTACACCTGAACAAGTAGAAGAAGAATTTAAAGAAGCTGTAGATTTAATCAATTATGTAATGAAAACTTTAGGAATTGATAAAGATATATGGTACCGTTTTTCTAAATGGGATCCGAATAATAAAGGTAAATACATTGATAATGCAGAAGCTTGGGAGTCTACTCAAGTCATTATGAAAAAAATATTAGATGACATTGGTATTGATTATAAAGAAGCTGATGGAGAAGCAGCATTTTATGGACCAAAACTAGACATTCAATTTAAAAATGTTCATGGGAAAGAAGATACAATTATAACGGTACAGCTAGACTTTGCATTGGCAGAAAGATTTGATATGTCATATGTAGACAAAGACAGTGAAAAGAAAAGACCATTTATTATTCATAGAAGTTCTATAGGATGTTATGAAAGAACTTTAGCGATGCTAATTGAAAAATATGCAGGTCAATTCCCAACATGGTTATCACCAGTTCAAGCAAAAGTATTGCCACTATCTGAAAAATATCATGATTACGCTTATGATGTAATGAAAAAACTAAGAAATAAAGGCATCCGTGTAGAAATAGACGATAGAGCAGAAAAAATTGGATATAAAATAAGAGAAGCAAGATTAGAAAGAGTACCATATTTATTAGTAGTTGGTCAAAAAGAAGAAGAAGAAAAATCTGTATCCGTTAGAAGTAGGTACAATGGGGATGAAGGTACAGTTGTTTTAGATAAATTCATTGAAGATATATTGGAAGAAATCAATACAAAAGAAATTAAAGAAATAAAACTTGACAATGAAGAACAAAAATGATAACATTAGTAAACGAATGCAAAACAAGTAGAAGTATCCACTTCTCGCCTTAGCATAACTGACTAAGGTACATATAAGTAAGACTTTCAATTTGAATGATTTTATGCTTATAAATGAAGTGGATAGTTCTACAACTATCCACTTTTTATTATTATATGGAGGTGTCTTAATATTAGCGATTTAATGATTAATGAGCAAATCCGAGACAAAGAAGTGCGTCTTGTAGGTGAAGAGGGAGAACAATTAGGTATTATGTCATCGAGAGATGCGATGGCTTTAGCTAAAGAACAAAATCTTGACTTAGTAAAAATTGCACCACAAGCGAATCCACCTGTTTGTAAAATTGTTGACTACGGAAAATACAAATATGAGCAGACAAGAAGAGAAAAAGATGCACGTAAGAATCAAAAAGTTATAAGTGTTAAAGAAGTGCGCTTATCTCCAAATATTGAACAAAACGATATCAACACTAAAATCAAGCAAGCAAGCAAGTTTTTAGAAAAAGGGGATAAAGTTAAAGTAACGGTTCGCTTTAGAGGTCGTGAATTAGCTCATACTGCAGTAGGTAAAGAGATATTAAATGAATTTGCAGAGAGTTTGTCAGAAATAGCACAAGTTGAAAAACCTGCCAAAATGGAAGGTAGATTTATGGTTATGTTTTTAATGCCAAAACGCTAAATACACAATCCCAGTAATAGGTAAAATGTGTTATCAACAACAAAATTAAAAATACTTATGTAAAACTAATCACAAGAAGGAGGATTATTGCTATGCCTAAATTAAAAACACACAGTGGCGCTGCAAAACGCTTCAAGAAGACAGGTACAGGTAAATTAAAAAGATATAAAGCATATAAAAGCCATATCTTAACTAAAAAATCTGCAAAAAGAAAAAGAAATCTTAGAAAAGGTACAATAACTGATACAACAAATGTAAAACAAATGAAAAAGTTATTGCCTTACATCTAATAACATCGAATAGGAGGGAATTACCATGGCCAGAATTAAAGGCGGTTTGCATACACATAAAAGACGTAAAAGAGTATTAAAATTAGCTAAAGGTTACAGAGGCGCTAAATCAACGCAATTCAGAACTGCAAAACAAGCAGTAATGAAATCTTTAAAATATGCTTATGTTGGCAGAAAATTAAGAAAAAGAGAATTTAGACAACTTTGGATAGCAAGAATTAATGCTGCTGCAAGAATTAATGACATTTCTTACAGTAGATTAATGCACGGATTAAAATTAGCTGGTGTAGAAGTTAACAGAAAAATGTTAGCTGAAATGGCAGTAAATGATGCTGATGGATTTGCTAACTTAGTAACAGTAGCTAAAGGAAAATTAAATTAATTAGAATAATAATATATTTATATACACATAATATAACAGTTCAGGAGGGACTTCTATAGAGGTCCTTTTTGAGACACTGTTATTAGTATAGAAATAAAAAAAATAAAAACTTAGTTGACATTGGATTAATAATATGGTACTATAATCTTCGTCGCTAATGATATTCCTCGATAGCTCAATGGTAGAGCATTCGGCTGTTAACCGAAGGGTTGTAGGTTCGAGCCCTACTCGGGGAGTTCTCTAAAAACAAGCTTTATATGTTAAGTTATATAAAGTAATAAGTTAGAGAGTTATTTATAGGGGTGTGGCTCAGCTTGGCTAGAGCGCTTGATTTGGGTTCAAGAGGCCGCAGGTTCGAATCCTGTCACCCCTATTTTTGTGCCTGTAGCTCAGTAGGATAGAGCAGTGGCCTTCTAAGCCACGTGTCCGGGGTTCGAATCCCTGCAGGCACGCTATGAAAGTAAAGAGTTAGCAGTTGTGGCGGAATTGGCATACGCGCTAGACTAAGGATCTAGTGTCCATATACGGACTTGGGGGTTCGAGTCCCCCCAACTGCATATGCGTGAGTGGCTCAGTGGTAGAGCATCGCCTTGCCAAGGCGAGGGTCGCGGGTTCGAATCCCGTCTCGCGCTCTTTAAAAAGATAGTATAATCACTATGGTGATATACTATCTTTTTTTGTTGTATATAATCTTAGGTATGGTCAAGGCAAGTTGGTATGCTGTAATTCTATAGGACTATTAAAGGTATACTTTAAGTGGGATATAATAGTAAACACCAAAGTGCATATATATACAAATCACTAGAACATAATTACTAGGGTGTGATATAATAATAGAAAGTTTGACAATAAGCCGCTAATTAATACATTGGGTATTACAACTATGTATATTATCAAGATTCAATGCCTAGGAGGGGGAATTTTGAGTAACAAAATTATTAGTATAGCTATATGTGATGATGAAAAAATTATTCAAGATATAGTTAGAACGAAATGTGAGAGTTATTTGGATGAGAATAATATGAGCTATGAGATTAGCACATTTAGTAATGGTATGGAATTGTTAAAAGATAACAAGAAATTCGATATTTTTTTCTTAGATGTAGAGATGCCAGGAATGAACGGTTTTAGTATTGCTGAGAGCATTAATAGGGTACATAAAGATGTATGTATAATATTTTTAACAAGCCATGTAGAGATGGTGCAAAAGGCATTTAAGGTAAAGGCATTTAGATATCTTTTTAAACCTATTATAGAAGAAGATTTTTTTGAAGCATTAAGAGATGGTATAAAAGAAATTTATGATGTGAAAAAGATTATTATAAATCAAAAAGAAAAGACAAGTATAGTAAGTGTAAATGAAATTATATACATTGAGGCCCTAGGTGATAATACTGCTGTATACACCACAGAAGAAGTCTATATTAGCAATAAAACATTAAAAGCATTAAGTGAAGTATTAGATGAATCAATTTTTGTACGATGCCATAAGTCATATATAGTTTCTTTAAGGCATATAAAAGAAATTGAAAGTAGAGTAATAGTAACTACTAGTAATATTAAGATACCTATTGCTGTTAGAAGTAAAAAAATGGTTAAAGAGAAACTAAGAGAATATGTGAGAGAAAATGCAATATAGCTATTTCAATAGGAGAGTTATATGGAAAGTATATTATTTTGGATAATTATGTATATATCAGAAATACTAAAACTCAGTATTGTATTACTTTATTTGTTGGAGTATAAACCGACAGAAAAATATTGGAGTATTATGCTGGGATCTGTACCTGTGTTTGGAAGTATTACTATTATTACATTTATTTTTAATTTAAATGAGTATTATTTAACCTATCTATTAGGTAGCTTTGCCACGTTATTAGTGATTATTTGTATCAGGGGAAAAAAAAAGATTATAATAGGAATATTGAGTTTTCTACTGATTTGTTTAGTTGATATGGCATTAACAGGCTTAGTTGCTATTTTTATAAACTATACAATTGAAATGATACTAGATAATATTTATGTAAGTATATTATGTAATACGTTAAGCATATTAGTATTAATGGTAATAAAAATGGTAAAAAAGTTATTAAAAATGAATCAGATGATATTGTCATATTATATTCTACCGGGGAGATATATAATTATGGCTTTTTTAGGTGTATTGGGTGTTGGTTTATATATTGCACCAGTTCATATTTTGGGGTTATTAAAATTAGATGATAGAATGAGAAATATTATTGTCTTTGGTATTAGCTTGAGTGGGTTAACATTTCTTGCTTTTTTAGGATTATTAATTATAATTAATAATTCAAAAGTTTATTATAAAGAATTATCAGATCTAAATACAAAACTAATAATACAACAAAAAAATTATTATAAAGCATTGATAGAAAAAGAAGTGGAAACACGAAAATTTCGACACGATATTAAAAATCATATGTATTGCCTTACACATCTCAGTGAACAAAAAGAATACGATAAGCTTAATGCATATTTGAAAGAGATTAATATGGTTTCAGAAAAATTAATCATTAATATATACACTGGTAATGATATAGTTAATACTATTTTAAACCATATTATAAATGACAGCTGTAAAGACGAAAAAAATATCGAAATCAAATGGTTCGGTTTAATACCAGAAAAGATAAAATTATCATCGATGGAACTTTGCATTTTATTTTCAAATCTATTTTCTAATGCAGTTGAAGCGAGTAATAAAATAGATAATGAGGATATAAAAGTAATTACTGTTAAGGTAAGGAATTTAGATAGTAACCTTTTAATAATAATTACTAACCCAATTAAGGAAAAAGTTAATATAATAAATAACAAATTAATGACTTCAAAAAAAGATGTGACACGACATGGTTTTGGAACTTTAAACATTGAAAATATAGTGGAGAAATATAATGGTTCTATTAAGTATTTTAGTACACATAATGAATTTTCAGTAGAAATAATACTTGATGGTATTGTTTTGTAGATATTAACGTTTGCCGGCTACAAATGAACGTTTACCGAGAAAATATTGAAAACACTGAATCTTTATGATAATAATAAGTTAAGGTATTTATTTCTAGAAGATGAGGAGGGGTTTTTATGGTGCAGCCATTATTATTTGATTGGTTTTATAAAATATTTCTTGGAAATATATAATATTAACTGACAAGCCTACTAAAAAATAAGTAAAGTTTATACTGTTGCTATCAATGGTATTATGAGCAGATACATAGTGATGAAGTGGGGTTGGACTATGCTAGAATTAAATGTAATGAAAAAAGAAAACATTATTGAATTTATTTATGATTATGTGCAAAAGGAAAACCAAAACAACAATAATATTATTTATGAAGCATTTCAAGGAGAAAATCAAATCATTTTAGATGTAGATGCAAAGTTTAACACATCTAAATTGATAGATAATAACTCCATTACCATTATTGGTAAATATAGAAATGATGAAAATGTAATAGCAAAAACATCTATCTTTATAACTGAGTATGATTTATACAAAGATATCTTTTATTGGAATTATAATAAAAATAGCAAGAAATTATCTAAAAAGTATCTATCAGATTACAGAGAAATAATAGGTGAGTATGCTGTTATAGTAGGTTATATTCAAATTGCAAATAAGGTAACGTCAAATGATCTAGTAAGTAAAAATGAAATAATCTCTTTTTTCTATAATTTTAATAAATATTTAATGGTAGATCATAATCTCTTTGTTTATGTAGAACCAAGAGGGATGTACTTTTTATCAAAAGAAGAAATAGAACTAAATAGTATAATATGGAAAGATAATCTACCAGAAGAATTACTAAGAGAAGTAACAACTTAGGGTATCTCATCTATCCCTAATGCCCTTTTAAAAATGTGTTGAAAAACACATTTTTTTTTGTAAATTTTTATTTTAAACAAACATAAGGCTAAACAATAGTTGAATCCATATATTTCATAAAAAAACCTAAAAAAGCATATAATAATCTAAAGATGTATTAGGGGTAATATGATGATAGAATTGAAAAAATCTATAAAAGATGTTTATAAATCTTTTAATTATTATACTGATCCAAAAGAATATAAAAGTTTTTTTGATCAATTTCCTAATAAGGACAGTGACATTGTTTTAAAACTTCAAGAGATACTTAACAATTTTATGATAGATAAAAGGCCTCAAAACAGAAAAAACACATTAAACGTATCAGAAATTATTTGTGCTATAGAAAATAAAAAAAGGGAAATTGTTTTAAAAGATCAAGAAATAGCTTTGCTTTTATTAGCCATTTTCAAACATAAAAAGCTTCCGTGCAGGTTAAGGTGTAATTTTGTAAATTATCAAAGGAATGGGTATAATTTTTTTCAAGGGAAATGGTATTGTGAATTATATAATCAAAGTGTAACCAATTGGTATTTAATAGATCCTACAAACAAATACATACCTATTACTAAAGATATAATAAAAAAGAGTGCAGAAATATATCTAACACTAATGAGCGATAAGGCATTTGATAATAAAATATACTATAAGCAATGGAGAGGAAAGCTTGCAGTAAAACAAGCTTTGTTAGATGATCTTAATGGGATAATGTGTAATGAATTATTACAGGAGGATTGGATATATAAAAGCAATATAAAGAAGCCGGAAATATATATAAAAGATGTAAATAATTTAACTGTTTTTGAAGAATCATTATTATATAAGTTAGCCATAATGATGATTAATCCAGATGGATACTTTGACTTAATAAGAGAGATTTATGAATATCATATATTGGAAAGAAAAGAATAAGCTTTAGTAAATTCTATAACCTTTAGCTGGAGGAATAAAATGTTTAAAGATTTTAGTATTGTCGATGGTATATGTTCATTAGACTTATCAAGTTGGGACGATTTTTATAAGCTATATTATAAAAATATGACAATATTTAAAGGGTATATTTGGAGAGGGCAAAAAGATGCCAATTGGAAGCTGGAATCCACTATAGACAGATTATTAAAAGACAGAGGTTTAGATGTTAAAGATGAGATAGATAAGCATTTTAACAACTTTATATTTGCTGCAAGAGGAAGAAGAAATAAAAATGCTGTTAAACTAAATAATGAGGATGAATGGTGGGCTCTTGGACAGCATAATGGCTTGTCCACTCCTTTGCTCGATTGGACAACATCTCCTTTTGTTGCAGCCTTTTTTGCGTTTAATAAAGGTTCCGAGGATGACACTCTAAAAAGAGGTGTTTTTGCATTGCACCAAGAAAGTATTATTGAAAAATCTAATTCTCTTGAAGAGGAAGGTATTAAGTTTATTAAACCATTTTCTGATGAAAACGCTAGACTAGTTAATCAAAGTGGTTTGTTTACAAGGACTCCCGTAGGGATAGATATTGAAAGTTGGGTTAAGAAAAACTATAAAGGTGTATCTGATCAAATTGTTTTATTGAAAATTACTCTTCCAAACAATCAAAGAGAAACTTGCTTAAAGATATTAAATAGTATGAATATTAATTATTTAACTTTGTTCCCGGATTTATATGGTGCTTCAAGATATTGCAATATGATCGTTAAGATAAGAAACTATTGCAACTAGGTTAAAAAATGTTCTAATAGAATACTAAAACCAATAATAATTAAGATTAATCCTGATAAACAATAAATAATGGATTGATTCTTAATTATTTTTTTAAGTTTTTTACCAAGATAAACACCAATAAATGAAAGAAGGAAAGTAATGGA
Coding sequences within:
- the thrS gene encoding threonine--tRNA ligase; this translates as MKITLKDGSVKEYENNMSVLDIAKDISEGLARVATAGEVNGEVVDLRHIIKEDVELNILTFNDKDGQKAFRHTAAHILAQAVKRLYPNVKLAIGPAIENGYYYDFETEKPFTNEDLAAIEKEMKKIVKENLAIEKFVLPKDEALALMEKMDETYKVELINELDDNEEITFYQQGEFVDLCAGPHLLSTKTVKAFKLISAAGAYWRGDEKNKMLSRIYGTAFTKNAELEEYLTQLEEAKKRDHNKLGRELELFTTNDAVGQGLPLLMPKGAKIVQLLQRFIEDEEERRGYVLTKTPFLAKSDLYKISGHWNHYRDGMFVLGDEDKDEEVFALRPMTCPFQYMIYKSKQRSYRDLPIRYSETSPLFRNESSGEMHGLIRLRQFTLADGHIVCTPEQVEEEFKEAVDLINYVMKTLGIDKDIWYRFSKWDPNNKGKYIDNAEAWESTQVIMKKILDDIGIDYKEADGEAAFYGPKLDIQFKNVHGKEDTIITVQLDFALAERFDMSYVDKDSEKKRPFIIHRSSIGCYERTLAMLIEKYAGQFPTWLSPVQAKVLPLSEKYHDYAYDVMKKLRNKGIRVEIDDRAEKIGYKIREARLERVPYLLVVGQKEEEEKSVSVRSRYNGDEGTVVLDKFIEDILEEINTKEIKEIKLDNEEQK
- the infC gene encoding translation initiation factor IF-3, yielding MINEQIRDKEVRLVGEEGEQLGIMSSRDAMALAKEQNLDLVKIAPQANPPVCKIVDYGKYKYEQTRREKDARKNQKVISVKEVRLSPNIEQNDINTKIKQASKFLEKGDKVKVTVRFRGRELAHTAVGKEILNEFAESLSEIAQVEKPAKMEGRFMVMFLMPKR
- the rpmI gene encoding 50S ribosomal protein L35 is translated as MPKLKTHSGAAKRFKKTGTGKLKRYKAYKSHILTKKSAKRKRNLRKGTITDTTNVKQMKKLLPYI
- the rplT gene encoding 50S ribosomal protein L20, whose amino-acid sequence is MARIKGGLHTHKRRKRVLKLAKGYRGAKSTQFRTAKQAVMKSLKYAYVGRKLRKREFRQLWIARINAAARINDISYSRLMHGLKLAGVEVNRKMLAEMAVNDADGFANLVTVAKGKLN
- a CDS encoding LytR/AlgR family response regulator transcription factor, which encodes MSNKIISIAICDDEKIIQDIVRTKCESYLDENNMSYEISTFSNGMELLKDNKKFDIFFLDVEMPGMNGFSIAESINRVHKDVCIIFLTSHVEMVQKAFKVKAFRYLFKPIIEEDFFEALRDGIKEIYDVKKIIINQKEKTSIVSVNEIIYIEALGDNTAVYTTEEVYISNKTLKALSEVLDESIFVRCHKSYIVSLRHIKEIESRVIVTTSNIKIPIAVRSKKMVKEKLREYVRENAI
- a CDS encoding sensor histidine kinase, with product MESILFWIIMYISEILKLSIVLLYLLEYKPTEKYWSIMLGSVPVFGSITIITFIFNLNEYYLTYLLGSFATLLVIICIRGKKKIIIGILSFLLICLVDMALTGLVAIFINYTIEMILDNIYVSILCNTLSILVLMVIKMVKKLLKMNQMILSYYILPGRYIIMAFLGVLGVGLYIAPVHILGLLKLDDRMRNIIVFGISLSGLTFLAFLGLLIIINNSKVYYKELSDLNTKLIIQQKNYYKALIEKEVETRKFRHDIKNHMYCLTHLSEQKEYDKLNAYLKEINMVSEKLIINIYTGNDIVNTILNHIINDSCKDEKNIEIKWFGLIPEKIKLSSMELCILFSNLFSNAVEASNKIDNEDIKVITVKVRNLDSNLLIIITNPIKEKVNIINNKLMTSKKDVTRHGFGTLNIENIVEKYNGSIKYFSTHNEFSVEIILDGIVL
- a CDS encoding FRG domain-containing protein encodes the protein MFKDFSIVDGICSLDLSSWDDFYKLYYKNMTIFKGYIWRGQKDANWKLESTIDRLLKDRGLDVKDEIDKHFNNFIFAARGRRNKNAVKLNNEDEWWALGQHNGLSTPLLDWTTSPFVAAFFAFNKGSEDDTLKRGVFALHQESIIEKSNSLEEEGIKFIKPFSDENARLVNQSGLFTRTPVGIDIESWVKKNYKGVSDQIVLLKITLPNNQRETCLKILNSMNINYLTLFPDLYGASRYCNMIVKIRNYCN